Proteins encoded within one genomic window of Cucumis sativus cultivar 9930 chromosome 3, Cucumber_9930_V3, whole genome shotgun sequence:
- the LOC101218266 gene encoding uncharacterized protein LOC101218266, translating into MASSLCLHLQASSHLRCIAAAKPAAPSMVATANKILSKRPFLRNFSLPSGSSADLCERQPLRSSELVALEYADLNLSHKMVEDLGHVRIRQHVNPLSSSFSVPTPAPNWDEVFRDPTLPLMVDIGSGSGRFLLWLAKRHPESRNFLGLEIRQKLVKRAGIWVKELGFSNVHFMFANATISFKQIISSYPGPLILVSILCPDPHFKKRHHKRRVLQKPLVESIVDSLMPGGQVFIQSDVLEVAADMRLWFDSEAHILEHINKIDKSVLCDKDGWLLNNPMGIRTEREIHAESEGANIYRRMYSKVHLTKEE; encoded by the exons ATGGCTTCCTCCCTTTGCTTGCATTTACAAGCTTCCTCCCACCTCCGCTGCATTGCGGCTGCGAAGCCGGCGGCGCCTTCGATGGTCGCAACTGCGAACAAAATCTTATCTAAACGACCATTCCTTCGAAACTTCTCTTTACCATCGGGCTCTTCGGCCGACCTTTGCGAGCGGCAACCTCTCCGGAGTTCGGAATTAGTGGCGTTGGAATATGCCGACCTCAATCTCTCCCACAAAATGGTCGAG GATTTGGGCCACGTTAGAATCAGACAGCATGTTAATCCTCTTagttcttctttttct GTGCCCACACCAGCACCAAACTGGGATGAAGTCTTCAGGGATCCCACGTTGCCCCTCATGGTCGATATAGGAAGTG GTAGTGGCAGATTTCTCTTGTGGCTTGCAAAAAGACACCCTGAGTCAAGAAATTTCTTGGGTCTTGAAATACGACAAAAA CTGGTCAAGCGTGCTGGTATTTGGGTTAAAGAGTTGGGGTTTAGCAACGT ACATTTCATGTTTGCAAATgctacaatttcttttaaacagATTATATCTTCATATCCTGGGCCCTTGATACTGGTTTCCATACTG TGCCCAGATCCCCATTTCAAGAAACGACATCATAAACGAAGGGTTTTGCAGAAGCCTTTGGTAGAATCTATAGTAGATAGTTTAATGCCAGGAGGACAG GTGTTCATACAGTCCGACGTGCTCGAAGTGGCAGCAGACATGAGACTTTGGTTTGATTCTGAAGCCCATATTCTGGAACACATTAACAAGATCGACAAGAGTGTTTTGTGTGATAAAGATGGATGGTTGTTGAACAATCCAATGGGAATAAGGACAGAAAGAGAAATTCACGCTGAATCAGAAGGTGCAAACATTTATAGAAGAATGTACTCAAAAGTACACTTGACTAAAGAAGAATAA
- the LOC101218506 gene encoding glycine-rich protein A3 codes for MGGGKENEDKDKGLFSNMAAFAAGHHYPHHHGYPPPPYGGAAYPPPGGYPPPGYPPTGYPPYGGHPHTAYPPPGGYPPAGYPGPHHYPGYGHGYGHGHGVGGLLAGGAAAAAAAYGAHHLAHARPFGFGHGKFKHGKFKHGKFGKRWKHGGMRFKKWK; via the exons atggGAGGTGGGAAGGAAAATGAAGACAAAGACAAAGGGCTTTTCTCAAATATGGCGGCGTTTGCTGCAGGGCACCACTATCCTCATCATCATGGATATCCACCACCACCATACGGTGGAGCTGCATATCCCCCTCCGGGTGGGTACCCGCCGCCTGGCTATCCCCCGACCGGCTATCCTCCTTACGGTGGACATCCTCATACAGCCTATCCTCCTCCGGGTGGATATCCCCCTGCTGGCTATCCTGGCCCCCATCATTACCCTG gCTATGGACACGGATACGGGCACGGGCACGGTGTGGGTGGATTGTTGGCTGGTGGAGCAGCTGCTGCAGCAGCTGCTTATGGCGCTCACCATCTTGCTCATGCACGTCCATTTGGGTTCGGCCATGGAAAATTCAAACATGGGAAGTTCAAACATGGAAAATTTGGTAAGCGTTGGAAGCATGGAGGCATGAGATTCAAGAAATGGAAGTGA
- the LOC101217878 gene encoding uncharacterized protein LOC101217878 isoform X4 encodes MLVQWKKAFYIFFLLPNICSKLAERSVDLWLALPLVQALLPVLRPPLSSPFDVVNDIFSLWKRPVVQQALSQIVATLSSPLYHPLLHACAGYLSSFSQSHAKAGCVLIDLCSSVLAPWMPRIIAKVDLVIELLEDLLGVIQNARHSLDHARAALKYILLALSGYFDDILGNYKEVKHKILFLVEMLEPFLDPAICGSKTTIAFGDLSPVFPQNLENSCVIALNVIRSAVQKPSVLPSLEFEWRRGSVAPSVLLSVLQPHLQLPTEVDLRNSSTSKPLNHDFSVSSQLGNSSKFNALNECEGKIDDHDTAGKSDVNEDASPFFVPPELRCERLDNHSSCLNEGSLISSHGNVNIDSKEMVQGTNPDRFHGELILDFGINIEYFNLEADYLQLVNYRDCEVKASEFRRLALDLSSQSELTSEGHDAAIDALLLAAECYVNPYFMMSCRYNSNHVKFLKSSETTFNPTSGLTRLAGKSKADLETIAHLERKRDKVVLQILLEAAELDRKYHLNLNDSEFCPYNGEELDEKMIMLSSNDVQSADAVTLVRQNQALLCTFVIRLLQRKPNSMHEILMQSLLFLLHSATKLHCSPEDVTDIILGSAEFLNGMLTSLYYQIKDGNLRLEPGTIHGTQRHWILLQKLVHASSGGNYRTDFTSSANNSICSGNLIPASAWMQRISKFSVSQSPLARFLGWMAVSRNAKQYTMDRLFLASDLPQLTSLLHIFSDELSGVDNIYKRHNKVEIEETENKDLGTVEQHGGQSFHVMYPDLSEFFPNMRNHFVAFGEVILEAVGLQLRSLSSNALPDILCWFSDLCSWPFFQSDATSHSRSHFIKGYVSKNAKCIVLHILEAIVSEHMEPMIPEIPRLVQVLVSLCGAAYCDVPFLNSVVLLLKPLISYSLQKISIEEQVLDDGSCTNFESLCFNELLSNIKENVDRDDSPGKVYNKALSIFVLASFFPDFSFQRKREILQSLISWVDFTSSQPTSYFHDYLCSFQKVMESCRDLLLQNLKAFGGIPIYLSDLEDASSNTLFEESSKLHLGFICDIYKNLVSNSNSENLESKNEGNNTELSVEEIVEFRKDLDVFISKLFPTIEQCWNLHHQLAKNLTVTLAECLVYSQYLSSVALNACSTEKEEGEHATQSKTSNQLLVYLRGGLRRLAETAIKLEEESCWEAASVIIDCLLGLPRSLHLENIVSTICSALRSVSCNAPRLSWRLQTQRWLSALLRRGISAGNGDEVSLVDMFCTMLGHPEPEQRYIALQQLGNLVGIDVFDGTAAQQYSQIRSSFISTGLEESVSESVLSHLVSHTWDQVASLAASDSSLYLRTRAMALLIAYVPYASQHELQSLLSSADCIHGTKVLHPASEGPLLQLSLALISSACLHSPVEDVFLIPESVWRNIEALGSSKTDGRLGDLERKACQVLCRLRNEGDEAKEVLKEVLSSSSEKKFDEDFLSIRESILQVLSNMTSVQSYFDVFSQKKDEEKMELEEAELELDIAQKEFRQPDSNNFPGVTSSAVANSRLQQIKNSIRSIEKSQLQEEVAARRQKRHLMKQARHKYLEDAALHEAELLQELDRERTVEMEKEIERQRLLELERAKTRELRYNLDMEKERQMQRELQRELEQAESGPRSSRREFSSSSHSSRPRDRYRERDNGRPSNEGNARTTVSGLQTETSTTTSSSMTGVPTIVLSGARQYSGQLPTILQSRERPDECGSSYDENVDGSKDSGDTGSVGDPELVSIFDGHSGPLGSGQRHGSRGSKSRQVIERRERDGGRREGKWERKHS; translated from the exons GAAGTAAAACACAAGATTCTCTTTCTCGTGGAGATGCTAGAGCCTTTTCTTGATCCTGCCATATGTGGGTCAAAGACCACAATAGCTTTTGGAGATCTTTCTCCTGTTTTCCCTCAAAACCTGGAAAACAGTTGTGTGATCGCTCTCAATGTCATCCGCTCGGCAGTTCAAAAACCATCTGTTCTTCCTTCACTAGAATTTGAATGGAGGCGTGGGTCAGTTGCTCCTAG CGTGCTTCTTTCAGTTTTGCAACCTCACTTGCAGTTACCTACTGAAGTTGACCTTCGGAATTCCTCTACTTCCAAACCTCTCAACCATGATTTTTCTGTCAGTAGTCAGTTAggaaattcttcaaaatttaatgcCCTAAATGAATGTGAGGGGAAGATAGATGATCATGACACGGCTGGAAAATCTGATGTCAATGAAGATGCCAGCCCTTTTTTTGTGCCTCCAGAATTGCGGTGTGAACGATTAGATAATCATTCTAGTTGTTTAAATGAAGGTAGCTTAATCTCTAGCCACGGAAATGTGAACATAGATTCTAAAGAAATGGTTCAAGGGACGAATCCTGACCGCTTTCATGGAGAActgattttggattttggaatTAATATTGAGTACTTCAACTTAGAAGCAGATTATCTTCAACTTGTAAACTATCGTGATTGTGAAGTGAAGGCTTCTGAGTTTCGCCGTTTAGCTCTGGATCTAAGTTCACAAAGCGAGCTTACTTCTGAGGGTCATGATGCAGCCATAGATGCATTACTCTTGGCGGCAGAGTGCTACGtcaacccatattttatgATGTCTTGCAGGTACAATTCAAATCATGtgaaatttttgaaaagtagTGAGACCACGTTTAACCCAACCTCAGGGTTGACTAGACTTGCTGGCAAGAGTAAAGCTGATCTGGAAACAATAGCTCACCTTGAACGAAAAAGAGACAAGGttgttcttcaaattttgctGGAGGCTGCTGAATTGGATAGAAAATATCATCTGAATTTGAATGATTCGGAGTTTTGTCCATATAATGGTGAAGAATTAGATGAAAAAATGATCATGTTGTCGTCCAATGACGTTCAATCTGCAGATGCTGTGACCTTAGTACGACAAAATCAAGCTCTGTTGTGCACTTTTGTCATTCGACTCTTACAGCGAAAGCCTAATTCAATGCATGAAATCCTAATGCAAagtcttctctttttgttgcATTCGGCCACTAAACTACATTGTTCTCCTGAAGATGTTACTGATATCATTTTAGGATCAGCAGAGTTTCTAAATGGAATGCTAACATCTTTGTATTATCAAATCAAAGATGGAAATTTACGGTTGGAACCTGGAACAATTCATGGCACACAGAGACATTGGATACTTCTTCAGAAATTGGTTCATGCAAGTAGTGGAGGTAATTATCGGACAGACTTCACATCAAGTGCCAATAACAGTATTTGTTCTGGGAATCTCATTCCTGCTTCTGCCTGGATGCAaagaatttctaaattttctgTTAGCCAATCACCTTTGGCTCGTTTCCTTGGTTGGATGGCAGTTTCCCGTAATGCAAAACAGTATACGATGGACCGTCTTTTTCTTGCATCAGATTTACCACAGTTAACAAGTTTGTTGCATATATTTTCTGATGAGCTTTCTGGTGtagataatatttataaaaggcataataaagttgaaattgaagaaacagAGAACAAAGATCTTGGAACAGTTGAACAGCATGGTGGTCAATCATTTCATGTTATGTACCCTGATCTTAGCGAATTCTTTCCTAATATGAGAAATCACTTCGTAGCTTTTGGAGAAGTCATTTTAGAGGCTGTAGGATTGCAACTGAGATCACTTTCCTCTAATGCCCTTCCTGATATATTATGTTGGTTTTCTGACCTCTGTTCCTGGCCATTTTTCCAGAGTGATGCAACTTCTCATTCTAGGTCTCATTTCATTAAGGGCTATGTTTCAAAGAATGCAAAATGCATTGTGCTTCATATTCTTGAAGCCATTGTAAGTGAACACATGGAACCGATGATTCCTGAGATCCCTCGACTTGTGCAAGTGCTAGTTTCCCTTTGTGGAGCTGCGTATTGCGATGTACCATTTCTTAACTCTGTGGTGCTTTTGTTAAAGCCACTTATTTCATATTCTTTACAGAAGATTTCTATTGAAGAACAAGTATTGGATGATGGTTCATGTACAAATTTCGAGTCTTTGTGCTTTAATGAACTTCTGAGTAACATCAAGGAGAATGTGGATAGGGATGATTCCCCTGGAAAAGTTTATAACAAAGCACTGTCTATCTTTGTATTGGCTTCCTTTTTTCCTGATTTCTCTTTTCAACGCAAGAGGGAGATATTGCAATCCTTAATCTCTTGGGTTGATTTTACCTCATCACAACCAACATCATATTTTCACGATTACTTGTGTTCATTCCAAAAAGTAATGGAAAGCTGTAGAGACTTGCTACTTCAGAATTTAAAAGCATTTGGTGGTATTCCAATATATCTATCTGACCTTGAGGATGCAAGCTCTAATACACTCTTTGAAGAGAGTTCAAAATTACATCTAGGGTTTATCTGTGATATTTACAAGAACCTGGTATCTAATAGCAATTctgaaaatttagaaagtaaGAATGAGGGAAACAATACAGAATTATCTGTGGAGGAAATAGTCGAATTTCGTAAAGATCTCGATGTCTTTATTTCCAAGCTTTTCCCCACTATTGAGCAATGTTGGAATCTTCATCATCAACTGGCTAAAAATTTGACTGTGACATTGGCCGAGTGTTTGGTTTACTCGCAGTACCTTTCTTCAGTAGCCCTGAATGCTTGCAGTACTGAAAAGGAAGAGGGCGAACATGCTACACAATCAAAGACAAGCAATCAACTCCTTGTCTACTTGAGAGGCGGTCTTAGGAGATTGGCTGAAACTGCCATAAAGCTTGAAGAAGAAAGTTGTTGGGAAGCTGCTTCTGTGATTATTGATTGTCTGCTTGGTTTGCCTCGTAGTTTACACTTGGAAAACATTGTTTCTACTATTTGTTCTGCACTCAGGAGTGTTTCTTGCAATGCACCAAGGCTCAGTTGGCGTCTGCAAACCCAGAGGTGGTTGTCAGCGTTACTCAGAAGAGGCATCTCCGCTGGCAATGGAGATGAAGTTTCTCTAGTTGATATGTTCTGCACAATGCTGGGACATCCTGAGCCCGAGCAACGATACATAGCTCTTCAGCAGTTGGGTAATTTAGTTGGCATAGATGTCTTTGATGGCACTGCTGCACAACAATATTCCCAAATTCGCAGTAGTTTCATTTCAACTGGCTTGGAGGAATCTGTTTCGGAGTCTGTACTCTCGCATCTGGTATCACATACATGGGATCAAGTGGCTTCTTTGGCAGCATCTGACTCATCATTATATTTGAGAACTCGTGCTATGGCACTTCTTATAGCCTATGTCCCATATGCCAGTCAACATGAGTTACAATCCTTGCTATCGTCTGCTGACTGCATTCATGGCACAAAAGTTTTACATCCAGCATCTGAGGGCCCATTGCTACAGCTTTCATTGGCTCTAATTTCCTCTGCTTGCCTCCATTCCCCGGTCGAAGATGTCTTTTTGATTCCTGAAAGTGTTTGGAGAAATATTGAGGCTTTGGGATCGTCAAAGACTG ATGGCAGACTTGGAGATTTGGAGAGGAAAGCCTGTCAAGTCTTATGTCGATTGAGAAATGAAGGGGATGAAGCTAAAGAG GTCCTAAAAGAAGTACTCTCTTCAAGTTCTGAAAAGAAATTCGATGAAGATTTTCTCAGCATTCGGGAGTCAATACTGCAG GTCCTCTCAAATATGACATCCGTGCAGTCATATTTTGACGTGTTCTCTCAAAAGAAAGATGaggaaaaaatg GAACTAGAGGAGGCAGAACTAGAACTTGACATCGCTCAAAAGGAGTTCAGACAACCTgattctaacaattttccaGGAGTCACTT CCTCTGCAGTAGCTAACTCACGTCTTCAGCAGATCAAGAACTCCATTCGCTCCAT AGAAAAATCCCAACTACAAGAAGAAGTAGCAGCTCGACGTCAGAAAAGACATCTTATGAAACAAGCACGGCACAAATATCTAGAAGATGCTGCATTGCATGAAGCTGAACTTTTGCAAGAACTTGATAG GGAGAGAACGGTcgaaatggaaaaggaaattgaAAGACAGCGCTTGTTGGAGCTTGAGCGTGCAAAAACCAGGGAGTTACGCTATAATCTTGACATGGAGAAGGAGAGACAAATGCAG AGGGAACTTCAGCGGGAACTGGAGCAGGCTGAGTCTGGACCACGATCATCAAGACGTGAATTCTCATCCTCTTCCCATAGTAG TCGACCTCGGGACAGATATCGTGAAAGAGACAATGGCAGACCAAGTAATGAAGGGAATGCCAGAACGACTGTCAGTGGCTTACAGACTGAAACTTCTACTACGACCAGTTCATCAATGACCGGAGTACCAACCATTGTGCTTTCTGGTGCGAGACAATACTCAGGACAGTTGCCTACAATCTTACAATCTCGTGAGCGTCCAGATGAATGTGGTAGCAGTTACGATGAAAATGTAGATGGAAGCAAAGATTCAGGTGACACTGGAAGTGTTGGTGATCCAGAATTAGTTTCAATATTCGATGGACATTCCGGTCCGCTTGGATCTGGTCAAAGGCATGGATCAAGAGGCAGCAAGTCAAGGCAAGTTATAGAACGAAGGGAAAGGGATGGTGGTCGACGCGAAGGTAAGTGGGAAAGAAAACATTCATGA